One part of the Thermodesulfovibrio sp. 3462-1 genome encodes these proteins:
- a CDS encoding YebC/PmpR family DNA-binding transcriptional regulator yields the protein MAGHSKWAQIKHKKAQVDARKGKIFTKLVKEISVAARLGGGDPEKNPRLRVAIEKAREVNMPMDNIKRAIMKGTGELAGTAYEEVVYEGYGPGGVALLIEAMTDNKNRTVSEIRHLLSKHGGSLGESGCVSWIFEKKGYILVDKNTVDEDTLLSVALEAGVEDVKNDPKEDSYEIIVSPEKLKDVKEALENAGINVSLAEVTMLPKNYVPVEGEDAEKMLKLMDALEDHDDVQNVYANFDIPDEAMSKAEA from the coding sequence GTGGCAGGTCATTCCAAATGGGCACAAATCAAACATAAAAAAGCTCAGGTTGATGCAAGAAAAGGAAAAATTTTTACAAAGCTTGTAAAAGAAATATCAGTAGCAGCCCGTCTTGGCGGTGGAGATCCTGAAAAAAATCCCAGACTGAGAGTAGCCATTGAAAAGGCAAGAGAAGTAAACATGCCTATGGATAACATCAAAAGAGCAATAATGAAGGGAACAGGCGAGCTTGCTGGAACAGCATATGAGGAAGTTGTATATGAAGGCTATGGTCCTGGAGGAGTGGCACTTTTAATTGAAGCAATGACCGATAATAAAAACAGGACTGTATCTGAGATAAGACATCTTCTTTCAAAGCATGGTGGAAGTCTTGGTGAGTCAGGATGTGTCTCATGGATTTTTGAGAAAAAAGGATACATTCTTGTTGATAAAAACACAGTTGATGAAGACACACTTCTTTCAGTTGCACTGGAGGCAGGTGTTGAAGATGTGAAAAATGATCCAAAAGAGGACAGTTATGAAATTATTGTTTCACCTGAAAAATTAAAAGATGTAAAGGAGGCTCTTGAGAACGCTGGTATAAATGTCTCTCTGGCAGAGGTCACGATGTTACCTAAAAATTATGTTCCTGTAGAAGGAGAAGATGCAGAAAAAATGCTGAAACTCATGGATGCCTTAGAGGACCATGACGATGTGCAAAATGTTTATGCAAACTTTGATATTCCAGATGAGGCAATGAGCAAGGCAGAAGCATAG
- a CDS encoding DUF502 domain-containing protein — MEPSIRLTFKRKFIAGLIVTIPVAISIFILIQIFKIIDGLLGPIYDYIFGRHIAGLGFITALIIVFFVGVVSTNVFGKKLLDQIEKLLFLKIPIFKSLYSSLKQLIDAFSPENKTSFQKFVIVEYPRKDSFMFGFQTKECFLKEGDMEKKLIAVYIPTNNLYLGEVVLFEPESVIHTNIPVQEGVKIILSGGIAAPQIIRGDK; from the coding sequence ATGGAACCATCTATTAGACTTACTTTTAAAAGAAAATTTATTGCCGGTCTAATAGTAACAATTCCTGTAGCAATAAGCATCTTTATCTTAATTCAAATTTTTAAAATCATAGATGGTCTTTTAGGTCCAATCTATGACTATATTTTTGGCAGACACATTGCAGGATTAGGATTTATAACAGCATTGATAATTGTATTTTTTGTAGGAGTTGTATCAACCAATGTTTTTGGGAAAAAGCTTTTAGACCAGATTGAAAAATTGCTCTTTCTTAAAATTCCCATTTTTAAAAGCCTTTATTCTTCACTGAAACAGTTAATTGATGCCTTCTCTCCTGAAAATAAAACTTCTTTTCAGAAGTTTGTAATTGTTGAATATCCAAGAAAGGACAGTTTCATGTTCGGATTTCAGACAAAGGAGTGTTTTTTAAAAGAAGGGGATATGGAAAAAAAGCTTATTGCAGTTTACATACCAACGAATAATCTCTATCTTGGAGAAGTTGTGCTTTTTGAGCCTGAAAGTGTAATTCATACAAATATTCCAGTTCAGGAAGGAGTAAAGATAATTCTTTCAGGTGGAATAGCAGCACCACAGATAATAAGAGGTGATAAATAA